A region of Salvelinus alpinus chromosome 6, SLU_Salpinus.1, whole genome shotgun sequence DNA encodes the following proteins:
- the LOC139579310 gene encoding GTPase IMAP family member 9-like produces MTEQNKEVRIVLVGKIGSGKSATGNAILGRKAFESKMSAISVTSSSKKKRGEVGGQHVAVIDTPGLFDTKLTLEEALKEISQCLLFSAPGPHVFLVVLKLGGFTEEQQEIVKMIQKLFGDEASKYTMVVFTHGDLLDDVTIEDFLHGNPKLESFIAKCKGGYHVFKNKDQNRSQVTELLEKINNMVKMNGGSHYTTEMFQEAERAIEEEKNRILRENEEKIRREREELKAKFEGVCLREEVEKLGIKQEREARKNAEYISHMGTGAAIGAAVGTAGGPVGQSVGAAVGAVVGAGVNACSTQ; encoded by the exons ATGACTG AACAAAATAAAGAGGTCCGGATTGTTCTGGTTGGGAAGATTGGATCTGGGAAGAGCGCAACAGGAAACGCCATCCTGGGGAGAAAAGCGTTTGAATCCAAAATGTCTGCTATTTCTGTGACATCCTCAAGTaaaaagaaaagaggagaggtgggagggcaaCATGTAGCTGTCATCGACACACCTGGCTTGTTTGACACCAAGTTGACACTGGAGGAGGCACTGAAAGAGATCTCACAGTGCCTGCTTTTCTCCGCTCCTGGTCCCCATGTGTTCCTGGTTGTGCTCAAGCTGGGAGGATTCACTGAAGAGCAGCAGGAAATTGTGAAGATGATCCAGAAACTATTTGGTGATGAAGCATCGAAATACACCATGGTTGTCTTCACACATGGAGACCTTCTTGATGATGTAACAATTGAAGACTTCCTGCATGGAAATCCCAAACTGGAAAGTTTCATTGCCAAATGCAAGGGGGGATATCATGTCTTCAAAAACAAAGATCAGAATCGCTCCCAGGTCACTGAGCTGCTTGAGAAGATAAACAATATGGTGAAGATGAATGGAGGGAGCCACTACACCACTGAGATGTTCCAGGAGGCTGAGAGAGCGATTGAAGAAGAGAAGAACAGGATcctgagagagaatgaagagaagatacgcagagagagggaagaactGAAGGCAAAGTTTGAAGGAGTGTGTCTAAGAGAAGAAGTAGAGAAGCTGGGGATAAAACAGGAAAGAGAAGCTAGAAAGAATGCTGAGTATATAAGCCACATGGGCACAGGTGCTGCAATCGGAGCGGCtgtgggaacagctggaggcccAGTTGGTCAATCAGTTGGTGCAGCAGTGGGAGCTGTAGTGGGAGCTGGTGTAAATGCATGCAGTACTCAATGA